A genomic stretch from Oceanispirochaeta sp. M1 includes:
- the pth gene encoding aminoacyl-tRNA hydrolase, whose product MKTLKTLLLKQKAQNNSYSELMIIGLGNPGSKYEQTRHNVGFDLIELLSGQLNLFLKKPLFKNYRYASTFLGNRRVHLVEPLTFMNRSGNILPALVSKYSLKPENIIIVTDNMDLPPGRCRMKPGGSSAGHNGLKSIIQYLDTGKFFRLYVGIGRPSKDLSVVDHVLGVFPSEDYSLVQNAIVQAVKSIIAQSDAPVEQLLNEINSRKN is encoded by the coding sequence GTGAAGACGCTGAAGACGCTGTTGCTGAAACAGAAGGCGCAGAATAATAGTTATTCTGAGCTGATGATTATCGGCCTGGGGAATCCCGGGTCGAAATATGAACAAACCCGGCATAATGTCGGGTTTGATCTTATTGAGCTGCTCTCAGGGCAGCTCAATCTGTTTTTAAAGAAACCCCTTTTTAAAAACTACCGCTATGCCTCTACTTTCCTTGGGAATCGTAGGGTTCATCTGGTGGAACCTCTTACATTTATGAACCGTTCCGGAAATATTCTTCCCGCTCTGGTGAGTAAGTATTCTCTGAAACCCGAAAATATTATTATTGTCACCGACAATATGGATCTTCCACCCGGTCGATGCCGTATGAAGCCCGGAGGCTCCTCCGCGGGTCACAACGGCTTAAAATCAATAATTCAATATCTGGATACAGGGAAATTCTTCAGACTTTATGTCGGGATCGGCAGACCTTCCAAAGATCTCTCTGTTGTAGATCATGTTCTGGGAGTATTCCCCTCAGAGGATTATTCTCTAGTACAGAACGCCATCGTGCAGGCTGTTAAGAGTATTATTGCCCAGTCTGACGCCCCTGTGGAGCAGCTGTTAAATGAAATCAATTCCAGAAAGAATTGA
- a CDS encoding 50S ribosomal protein L25 yields the protein MEQKSLSVIERTEFKKGPAKKLRSEGLIPAVVYGHTDPLHIAVNAIEFGKKFKVVTENTIIKLELGKKTIEVLVKAIDEDIVTDTVKHIDFYEFEKGKTLKTRVPIRLVGVAIGTKEGGNLEHKLHELEIECLPTDLPDTIEIDISGLNMGESIHVGKVAVAKGVKILNPEVQTIVVVTAPKAVVVETEEGEDAEDAVAETEGAE from the coding sequence ATGGAGCAGAAATCCCTTTCTGTCATTGAAAGAACAGAATTCAAGAAAGGTCCTGCCAAGAAATTGAGGAGCGAAGGGTTAATACCCGCCGTTGTTTACGGTCATACAGATCCTCTTCATATTGCGGTAAATGCCATTGAATTTGGTAAGAAATTCAAAGTTGTTACAGAAAATACAATCATCAAACTTGAGCTGGGAAAGAAGACTATTGAAGTCCTTGTGAAAGCTATTGATGAAGATATTGTAACTGACACAGTAAAGCACATTGACTTTTACGAGTTTGAAAAGGGTAAAACCCTTAAGACTCGTGTTCCCATCCGTCTGGTGGGAGTTGCAATCGGTACTAAAGAAGGTGGAAACCTCGAGCACAAGCTGCATGAGCTTGAAATCGAATGTCTTCCTACAGACCTTCCTGACACTATTGAGATTGACATCAGTGGACTGAATATGGGTGAATCTATCCATGTCGGTAAGGTTGCTGTCGCTAAGGGTGTCAAGATTCTTAACCCCGAGGTACAGACAATCGTTGTTGTAACAGCTCCCAAGGCTGTTGTCGTCGAAACTGAAGAAGGTGAAGACGCTGAAGACGCTGTTGCTGAAACAGAAGGCGCAGAATAA
- the nadB gene encoding L-aspartate oxidase has product MPDINQFDVIILGMGISGLAAAITASEKGLKVGIFSKSDVLEESNTYYAQGGIVGNGDEDSPELLADDIIKAGDYLNNSEAVDILTKTGPALVDEYLVDKLGINFSKNEDGTLKLTREAVHSVRRIYFDRDITGKAIETGMLDYVKKMKGIQIFPFHMAIDLISSCHHSTDTQARYGKNRIIGAYMLNCETSTVTPVFAGAVILATGGVGNLFQHSSNPAVATGDGIVMAYQAGATVINAEYVQFHPTTLYHRDAENFLISEAVRGEGAVLINKRGEPFMERYNPSLKDLAPRDEVSRAIYMEMERCGSTYVYLDTPRMVIDIPSRFPGIYAKCLEIGIDITKEPIPVVPAAHYFCGGIKVDMNGETSVPGLYAVGETACTGVHGANRLASISLLEGLVLGLRSGWEIADNFERPSLALRRSIPQWIFPQDEDKVDPILIKSDVHSIQALMWNYVGIIRSRKRLARALADLNYHSHRIDRFYRQAGLTRDLVELRNSVLTASVITKAAYNNQHSRGCHYIVRGDAPHEKS; this is encoded by the coding sequence TTGCCTGATATTAACCAATTTGATGTCATTATTCTCGGAATGGGAATTTCCGGCCTTGCCGCGGCGATAACAGCCAGCGAAAAAGGTCTTAAAGTAGGAATCTTCAGCAAATCGGATGTGCTGGAAGAGTCAAACACCTATTATGCCCAGGGGGGCATTGTAGGGAACGGTGATGAAGACAGCCCTGAACTTCTTGCGGACGACATCATAAAAGCCGGTGATTATCTTAATAATTCAGAGGCCGTGGATATCCTGACTAAGACAGGTCCCGCTCTGGTTGATGAATATCTGGTGGATAAACTGGGAATCAATTTTTCCAAAAATGAAGACGGTACATTGAAGCTCACCCGTGAGGCTGTTCATTCGGTCCGGCGTATCTATTTTGATAGAGATATAACGGGTAAGGCCATTGAGACAGGTATGCTGGATTATGTAAAAAAGATGAAAGGGATACAGATCTTTCCTTTTCACATGGCCATCGACCTTATTTCAAGCTGCCATCACTCCACAGATACACAGGCCCGCTATGGTAAAAACCGCATTATCGGTGCCTATATGCTCAACTGTGAAACCAGTACGGTCACACCTGTTTTTGCAGGAGCCGTAATTCTGGCTACAGGGGGAGTAGGGAATCTGTTTCAGCACTCCTCAAACCCCGCGGTTGCAACAGGTGACGGAATCGTCATGGCCTATCAGGCCGGAGCAACGGTTATCAATGCCGAATATGTTCAGTTTCATCCCACCACACTGTACCACAGAGATGCAGAGAACTTCCTTATTTCTGAAGCTGTAAGAGGTGAAGGTGCCGTTCTGATCAATAAGAGGGGAGAGCCCTTCATGGAGCGCTATAACCCCAGTCTTAAAGATCTTGCACCGAGGGATGAAGTATCCAGGGCAATCTATATGGAGATGGAGCGCTGCGGCTCCACTTATGTTTATCTTGATACTCCCCGGATGGTGATCGATATTCCATCCCGTTTTCCGGGAATCTATGCAAAGTGCCTGGAAATAGGCATTGATATAACTAAAGAGCCCATTCCTGTTGTTCCTGCGGCACACTATTTCTGCGGAGGAATCAAGGTGGATATGAACGGGGAGACAAGTGTTCCCGGTTTGTATGCGGTTGGTGAAACAGCCTGTACCGGTGTCCATGGAGCAAACAGACTGGCTTCCATCTCTCTTCTTGAGGGTCTTGTATTAGGGCTCCGTTCGGGATGGGAAATTGCGGATAACTTTGAAAGACCGTCTCTCGCGTTGAGACGCTCTATTCCTCAGTGGATTTTCCCTCAGGATGAAGACAAGGTTGATCCCATTCTGATAAAAAGCGATGTTCACAGTATACAGGCCCTTATGTGGAACTATGTGGGTATTATCCGTTCCAGAAAACGGCTGGCCAGAGCTCTGGCTGACCTGAACTACCATTCCCACAGGATTGACCGTTTTTATAGACAGGCCGGGCTGACCCGGGATCTGGTAGAGTTGCGTAACTCTGTACTCACAGCATCTGTTATTACGAAGGCTGCCTATAATAATCAGCATTCCAGAGGTTGTCACTATATTGTCCGCGGCGATGCTCCCCACGAGAAAAGCTGA
- the spoVG gene encoding septation regulator SpoVG — protein MEITDIRIRKVNADGKLKAYVTVTFDESFVVHNVKIIEGDSGVFIAMPSRKTKNGVYKDVAHPINTDFRTILQDRILKEYNNLEPDSDEMENGAG, from the coding sequence ATGGAGATTACTGACATCCGCATTCGTAAGGTCAATGCTGACGGCAAACTAAAGGCGTATGTAACGGTTACCTTTGATGAGTCTTTTGTTGTACACAATGTAAAGATTATTGAAGGGGACAGTGGCGTTTTTATTGCAATGCCAAGCAGGAAAACAAAAAATGGTGTGTATAAGGATGTAGCCCATCCGATAAATACAGACTTCAGGACTATCCTACAGGATAGAATCCTGAAAGAATATAATAACCTTGAACCCGATTCCGATGAGATGGAAAACGGTGCAGGTTAA
- the ispE gene encoding 4-(cytidine 5'-diphospho)-2-C-methyl-D-erythritol kinase, whose product MRRVEIKTPAKINLHLEVGRSRADGFHDILSLFQAVSLYDRLTFTLTDHPGEIIINGDFNCPPESNLIYKAVQLFRKSGAGKEGIEVSVDKKIPSEAGLGGGSSDAAATLKALRLLLDFDPGEAVLLDIAAVLGSDVPFFMKSASAAVSGRGEILEDVGTPPSLEGLIVRASAEGISTAAAYRAVDEAMGSGKLSQGLLTKEDMISSYHSLPPSEWPFYNSFMETYRNHFKPIEFIYKLLYDSGAVFSGLSGSGSALFGIFPKHGSIDKAEEALKEQFPFVERIYFLNSIPDALVI is encoded by the coding sequence ATGAGAAGAGTAGAGATCAAGACTCCTGCCAAGATTAATCTCCATCTTGAGGTGGGGCGGTCCAGAGCGGACGGCTTTCATGATATCCTTTCACTTTTTCAGGCCGTCAGCCTCTATGACCGTCTGACATTTACCCTCACAGATCATCCGGGTGAGATCATTATCAACGGAGATTTCAACTGTCCTCCCGAAAGCAACCTGATCTACAAGGCAGTACAGCTTTTCAGGAAGAGCGGAGCAGGCAAGGAGGGGATAGAGGTTTCAGTTGATAAGAAAATACCAAGTGAAGCAGGGCTTGGGGGCGGCTCATCTGATGCTGCAGCAACCCTGAAAGCCCTCAGACTCCTTCTCGATTTTGATCCGGGAGAGGCTGTTTTGCTGGATATAGCTGCTGTTCTGGGCAGTGATGTTCCTTTTTTTATGAAATCCGCCTCAGCGGCAGTTAGCGGCAGAGGTGAAATCCTTGAGGATGTTGGAACTCCGCCATCCCTGGAGGGACTTATTGTCAGGGCCTCGGCTGAGGGCATTTCCACAGCCGCCGCATACAGGGCTGTGGACGAGGCAATGGGTAGTGGAAAACTGAGTCAAGGTCTTCTGACAAAAGAAGATATGATCTCTTCATATCACAGCCTTCCACCGTCGGAATGGCCCTTCTATAACAGCTTTATGGAAACTTACAGAAATCATTTCAAACCTATTGAGTTTATTTACAAACTTCTTTATGATTCAGGAGCTGTATTTTCCGGTTTATCCGGAAGCGGCAGTGCCCTGTTCGGGATTTTCCCGAAGCATGGATCGATCGATAAAGCGGAAGAGGCTCTGAAAGAGCAGTTTCCTTTTGTGGAAAGAATTTATTTCTTAAATAGCATTCCTGATGCACTTGTAATATAA